The nucleotide window TGCGGCAGACGTAGGTTTCGATGCGGGGGTGCAGGTGGGCGCTGGTCCCCACGGCCCCGCTGAGTTTGCCCACGGCCACGGAGTAGCGGGCGGATTCAAGCCGGCGCCGGGCGCGCCGGAACTCGTCGTACATGCCGGCCAGTTTGAAGCCGAAGGTGATGGGCTCGGCATGGATGCCGTGGCTGCGGCCGATGCAGGGGGTGGATTTGTGTTCGCGGGCGCGTCGGGCGATGACGGGCAGCAGGGCATCGAGATCGGCCAGCAACAGATCGGCGCTCTGGACCAGTTGCAGGGCGAAGGCGGTGTCCACGACGTCGCTGGAGGTGAGCCCGTAGTGCAACCAACGGCTGGCGCGATGGTTGATGCGCTCGGCCACGGCGGTGGTGAAGGCGATGACGTCGTGCTGGAGGGTCTGTTCCAGTTCGCGCTGGCGCCGGAGCAGTCCGGGCAGGTCCTTCAGGCAGGCCTGGCAACCGGCGCGGATGCGGCGGTAATCGGCGGCGGGGACGATTCCGGCCCGGACGAGCGCCTCGGTGGTGAGCAGTTCGATCTGCAACCACAGCCGCAGTTTGTTCTCCTCGGACCAGATGGCCCGCATCTCGGGGCGGGAATAGCGTTCGATCATGGAATCATGATTTCGGGAAGGTTGACCGGGGGCAAATGGGAAAGTGGCCGGGTTCGGCGCGCGCGGTGAGCGGTCGGCCGGAAGGGTCCGGGCGATGCGAGGCGGCCGCGTTTTGGGCTGGGACAAACGGACGGCCCCGTCTGCACCGGTAGAGTTCGATTCGGATACGGCGACCTAGACCAGCGAGGCCACCAGGTCGCCCACCTCGCTGGTGCTGTAGCCCATCTGGCCGGCGGCCAGGCTCTTGAGCTTTTCCCGGACCACGCGGATCACGGCTTCTTCGACGGCCGCCGCCGCGGCGGTCTCGCCCAGGTGAGCCAGCATCATCTGACCTGCGCAAATGGCGGCCAGCGGATTGATGACGCCCTTGCCGGTGTATTTGGGTGCGCTGCCGCCGATGGGTTCGAACATGCTGGTTCCGGCCGGATTAATGTTGCCGCCGGCGGCAATGCCCATGCCACCCTGGATCATCGCGCCGAGGTCGGTGATGATGTCACCGAACATGTTGTCGGTGACGATGACGTCGAACCACTCGGGATTCTTGACGAACCACATGGTGGTGGCGTCCACGTGGGCATAGTCGCGTTTGACGTCCGGGTACTCGCGGCCGACCTCGTGAAAGGCCCGTTCCCAGAGGTCGAAGGCGTAAGTGAGCACGTTGGTTTTGCCGCAGAGGGTGAGCTGGGCGCGTTTGCCCTCGGCGACCTCCTCGGGTTTGAGTCCGCGCCACGGGGTTTGGGCATGGCGTTTTCGGGCGAATTCGAAGGCGTAGCGGAGGCAACGTTCGACGCCCCGGCGGGTGTTGATGCTTTCCTGGATGGCCACCTCGTGGGGTGTACCCTTGAAGACGAATCCGCCCGCCCCCGTGTAAAGTCCCTCGTTGTTTTCGCGGACGACGACGAAGTCAATGTCCTCGGGACGTTTGTCCTTGAGGGGGCAGAAACGCGCGTCGTAGAGCCGGACCGGCCGGAGGTTGATGTATTGCTCGAGTTCGAACCGGATGCGGAGGAGGATGCCTTTCTCGAGGATGCCCGGTTTGACGCCGGGATGACCGATGGCGCCCAGCAGGATCGCGGGGAACCGGCGGAGTTCGGCCAGAACGCTGTCCGGTAGCGTTTCGCCGGTTCGGAGGTAGCGTTCTCCGCCCAGGTCGTAATGGGTGTAGTTGAGTTTGAAACCGAATCGGGCCGAAGCGGCATCGAGGACCTTGAGGGCCTCGCGGATGACTTCGGGACCGGTACCGTCTCCGGGAATGACTGCAATGTCGTATGTTTTCATCTTCCGAACCATCCGGGCGGCCGGGCCGCCGGAGCCCCCCATGCTACGGGTCGCCCGGAGGAGGGCAACCGCTTTCTGAACGGCCGGGCCCGCCGGTTTTGGGCCGGGAGGATTGTTACGCTGGCGGGGTTGGCCCGGTTTGGGGGAACGGGTTGGCGCGCCAAAAGTCGGTGTTACCCCGAATGGACACCGAAACCAGCGCAGCAAGCGACCGCGAAATTCCGGCCGGACTGTGGCTTGGCCGCCTCCGAGCCAATGGCTTTACCGGGAGTTGCGGCGAGGTCGGGCGCGCCGGCGCAGTCTTGGCAGTGGTGTTGGCGGGCCGCCCTGCCGGTTCCGGAGGTTGGTGTCGGTGTCCGGCGATCACCGGCCGGATCGCCAAGCAAACACGGCGTGCGGTTGAACCGGGCCGGCTTCGTCTGCCAGGCGCCGTGGATCGGCGGGCAAGGGCTTGATTTTGCAAGCCGGGGCCGGTCTTCGGAGGAAGGTACGAAGGGTTGCCTCCGACCGTGTTGGCCGGGTGGGGCGGCGCCTTGTTACTCGCGGGTTCGGTAGAATCGGCTTGTCTCGCCCGGGGTGATGCGATGGGGCGAGGCCGGGTTGCCGGGCACATCCGTCCACGGCCCGGTCACCGCCGGCGCATGCTGCAGCACGCCCCGGTTCCATTGC belongs to Limisphaera ngatamarikiensis and includes:
- a CDS encoding 3-isopropylmalate dehydrogenase gives rise to the protein MKTYDIAVIPGDGTGPEVIREALKVLDAASARFGFKLNYTHYDLGGERYLRTGETLPDSVLAELRRFPAILLGAIGHPGVKPGILEKGILLRIRFELEQYINLRPVRLYDARFCPLKDKRPEDIDFVVVRENNEGLYTGAGGFVFKGTPHEVAIQESINTRRGVERCLRYAFEFARKRHAQTPWRGLKPEEVAEGKRAQLTLCGKTNVLTYAFDLWERAFHEVGREYPDVKRDYAHVDATTMWFVKNPEWFDVIVTDNMFGDIITDLGAMIQGGMGIAAGGNINPAGTSMFEPIGGSAPKYTGKGVINPLAAICAGQMMLAHLGETAAAAAVEEAVIRVVREKLKSLAAGQMGYSTSEVGDLVASLV